Proteins from a single region of Bombus pascuorum chromosome 5, iyBomPasc1.1, whole genome shotgun sequence:
- the LOC132906701 gene encoding NADH dehydrogenase [ubiquinone] flavoprotein 1, mitochondrial produces MAGTIVRCFQLPRRQLGFLGSPLSSQQQRTFADAAPEGKKKGGPLADQDRIFTNLYGRHDWRLQGALKRGDWYKTKEIIEKGADWIINEIKVSGLRGRGGAGFPSGMKWSFMNKPSDGRPKYLVVNGDEGEPGTCKDREILRHDPHKLVEGCLIAGRAMGACAAYIYIRGEFYNEASNMQVAIAEAYQAGLIGKNACGSGYDFDIFVQRGAGAYICGEETALIESIEGKQGKPRLKPPFPADVGLFGCPTTVTNVETVAVAPTICRRGGAWFASFGRPRNHGTKLFNISGHVNNPCTVEEEMSIPLKELIERHAGGVIGGWDNLLGVIPGGSSTPVIPKSVCDTVLLDFDDLVRVQSSFGTAAVIVMNKQTDIIKAITRLISFYKHESCGQCTPCREGISWMYKIMRRFAQGQAEIHEIDMLWELTKQIEMHTICALADGAAWPVQGLIRHFRPEIEARIKERNQAVSN; encoded by the exons ATGGCTGGTACCATTGTACGTTGTTTTCAGCTCCCAAGGAGACAATTGG gTTTCCTTGGGTCACCGTTGAGTAGCCAGCAGCAAAGAACATTTGCCGATGCCGCGCCCGAAGGGAAG AAAAAGGGTGGCCCACTGGCTGACCAGGATCGTATCTTCACAAATTTGTATGGTAGACATGATTGGAGATTACAGGGTGCTCTGAAAAGGGGAGATTGGTATAAGACCAaggaaattatagaaaaaggTGCAGACTGGATCATTAATGAGATTAAGGTATCTGGTCTGAGAGGCCGTGGAGGTGCAGGTTTCCCATCTGGCATGAAATGGTCCTTTATGAATAAGCCCTCCGATGGAAGACCAAAATACCTGGTAGTTAACGGTGACGAGGGTGAGCCTGGCACCTGCAAAGATCGTGAAATTCTACGCCACGATCCGCACAAGCTAGTAGAAGGTTGCTTAATTGCTGGTCGTGCTATGGGAGCTTGTGCAGCTTACATATACATTCGTGGTGAATTTTATAACGAAGCGTCGAATATGCAAGTCGCCATTGCAGAAGCTTATCAGGCAGGTCTGATTGGCAAGAATGCTTGTGGCTCTGGCTATGATTTTGACATCTTTGTGCAAAGAGGAGCAGGAGCGTACATTTGTGGAGAAGAAACTGCCCTCATTGAATCCATCGAAGGAAAACAGGGAAAGCCTAGGCTAAAGCCACCTTTTCCAGCCGATGTTGGATTATTCGGGTGCCCTACCACTGTCACAAATGTCGAAACCGTCGCTGTTGCTCCT aCTATATGCCGACGAGGCGGAGCGTGGTTTGCGTCATTCGGTCGTCCACGTAATCACGGaactaaattatttaacatctCGGGACACGTGAACAATCCATGCACTGTGGAAGAGGAGATGTCCATTCCTCTGAAGGAACTCATTGAAAGGCATGCTGGTGGAGTAATCGGTGGATGGGATAATCTGTTAGGTGTGATTCCGGGTGGATCTTCCACTCCTGTTATTCCCAAAAG CGTATGCGATACAGTGTTATTAGACTTCGATGATCTCGTTAGAGTACAGAGCTCATTTGGTACCGCAGCTGTGATCGTGATGAACAAACAAACTGATATTATTAAAGCTATTACGCGTCTTATCAGTTTCTACAAGCACGAATCTTGCGGTCAGTGCACACCGTGCCGCGAAGGAATAAGTTGGATGTATAAAATCATGAGAAG GTTCGCCCAAGGACAAGCGGAAATACACGAGATAGATATGCTATGGGAGTTGACCAAGCAGATTGAAATGCATACTATTTGCGCTTTGGCGGATGGTGCAGCGTGGCCAGTTCAGGGACTGATCAGACATTTCAGACCGGAAATAGAAGCACGTATTAAAGAACGCAACCAAGCAGTgtccaattaa
- the LOC132906702 gene encoding prolactin regulatory element-binding protein — translation MPSRRNNCDLLARVNFPLYTLQMLTGRHILVGGGGGSSKTGVANGFEIFELSHNGSQFVAEEVTRHETGPSVVMNCTTYNDQKRIWIAAGQESHCQLYDVTSKVVSVKNGEVVKGASGNSKEGVRHRKNIDKVEETVMPEERIEEIKDDNSNIKSKKLQLIVKPADSVQTDFSEEEPLQRIVRINSNGKFMVTGGTDGHIRLWKFPQLHKLHDLDAHTKEIDDIDFSPDSTLIASVAKDGKAFLWNVSNGSKSKDLTWSPPNGLKYMYKRCRFRKLEEDKSKAQLFMLSNAVVGKNISFLQMWDVESGSVVKTVPYKETLSALAVSDDGKFVAVGTMFSGSVDIYIAFSLRRALHVPGAHSMFVTGLEFLPTKLDGPTIASNTETAVVSISVDNKICIHSIPFRHTLPFWFVIILIILSICGAFIFCSYLGI, via the exons ATGCCTTCCAGGAGAAATAATTGTGACCTGCTGGCCAGGGTGAATTTTCCGCTGTATACGTTGCAAATGTTGACGGGTAGGCATATTTTGGTCGGTGGTGGTGGAGGATCCTCGAAGACTGGGGTTGCTAATGGCTTT gaaatatttgaattgtCTCACAATGGATCTCAGTTCGTTGCTGAGGAAGTGACCAGACACGAAACAGGTCCCAGTGTTGTTATGAACTGTACAACGTACAATGATCAAAAGAGAATCTGGATCGCAGCTGGTCAAGAGAGTCACTGTCAGTTGTATGATGTGACTAGTAAAGTGGTGAGTGTGAAGAATGGCGAGGTTGTTAAAGGAGCCAGCGGTAATTCTAAGGAAGGCGTTAGACACAGAAAAAACATAGATAAAGTAGAAGAAACTGTTATGCCTGAAGAAAGGATAGAGGAAATTAAGGATGACAATTCAAACATTAAAAGCAAGAAACTTCAACTGATAGTAAAGCCAGCAGATAGTGTACAAACAGATTTTAg CGAGGAAGAACCACTTCAGAGGATCGTTAGAATAAATTCAAATGGAAAATTCATGGTCACTGGTGGCACGGATGGTCATATAAGACTATGGAAATTTCCACAATTGCACAAACTACATGATCTAGATGCTCACACAAAAGAAATAGACGACATAGACTTCAGTCCGGACAGTACACTGATCGCAAGCGTAGCAAAGGATGGCAAAGCATTTTTATGGAATGTGAGCAATGGTTCTAAATCCAAGGACTTAACTTGGTCACCCCCAAATggattgaaatatatgtacaaaaggTGCAGGTTTAGGAAGCTGGAGGAGGACAAATCAAAAGCTCAACTCTTTATGCTCTCCAATGCAGTGGTTGGAAAGAATATTAGTTTCCTTCAAATGTGGGATGTGGAATCTGGAAGTGTCGTCAAGACGGTACCGTATAAAGAAACCCTATCTGCTTTGGCAGTGTCGGACGATGGAAAGTTTGTGGCAGTTGGAACAATGTTCTCCGGTAGCGTGGATATATACATTGCATTCAGTTTGAGGAGAGCTTTGCACGTACCTGGTGCACATAGTATGTTTGTAACTGGTCTAGAATTCTTACCAACCAAGTTAGATGGTCCTACTATCGCTAGTAACACCGAAACAGCTGTTGTCAGCATTTCCGTGGATAACAAAATCTGTATACATAGCATACCGTTTAGAC ACACACTACCATTCTGGTTCGTCATTATACTGATTATCCTCAGTATTTGTGGAGCGTTCATCTTCTGTAGTTATCTTGGAATATGA
- the LOC132906696 gene encoding chitin deacetylase 1, with amino-acid sequence MTATTTTAAAATMSPKFLFLLGSLFLFAGTQVRAQDEEGADGIDANAEELCQDRPGDEYFRLNVEGDCRDVVRCDKASEIGVTRLATVRCPTGLAFDIERQTCDWKTNVKNCDQLEKPRKVLPILRTDEPVCPEGKLSCGNGECVDKELFCNGKPDCKDESDENACTVETDPNRAPDCDPTQCVLPDCYCSADGTRIPGNIEPSQVPQMITITFNGAVNVDNIDLYEEIFNGQRQNPNGCQIRGTFFVSHKYTNYSAVQDLHRRGHEIAVFSLTHKDDPQYWTQGTYDDWLAEMAGARLIIERFANITDGSIIGMRAPYLRVGGNKQFEMMADQFFVYDASITASLGRVPIWPYTLYFRMPHKCNGNGGNCPSRSHPVWEMVMNELDRRDDPTFDESLPGCHMVDSCSNIQTGEQFARLLRHNFNRHFNSNRAPLGLHFHASWLKSKKEYREELIKFIEEMLARSDVYFVTMVQVIKWMQTPTELSALRDFQDWKETCDEKGQPYCSLPNACPLTTRELPGETLRLFTCMECPNYYPWLLDPTGDGFTANK; translated from the exons GAACGCAGGTCAGAGCACAAGACGAGGAAGGGGCTGATGGAATTGACGCAAATGCCGAGGAATTATGCCAGGACAGGCCAGGAGACGAATACTTCCGGTTGAACGTCGAAGGAGACTGCCGTGACGTCGTGAg ATGCGACAAAGCGAGCGAGATCGGGGTGACCAGATTGGCGACCGTGCGATGCCCAACAGGTCTGGCATTCGACATCGAGCGTCAAACGTGCGACTGGAAAACGAACGTGAAGAACTGCGACCAACTCGAGA AGCCGCGTAAGGTGTTGCCCATCCTGAGGACCGACGAACCAGTCTGCCCCGAAGGGAAATTGTCGTGCGGTAACGGCGAGTGCGTGGACAAGGAGCTCTTCTGCAACGGTAAACCCGACTGCAAGGACGAATCCGACGAGAATGCGTGCA CTGTGGAAACCGATCCAAATCGCGCGCCAGACTGCGATCCAACGCAATGCGTGCTCCCCGACTGCTATTGTTCCGCCGATGGAACCAGGATCCCCGGAAACATCGAGCCGTCCCAGGTACCCCAAATGATCACGATCACATTCAACGGAGCCGTGAACGTAGATAACATCGACTTGTACGAAGAGATCTTCAACGGCCAACGTCAAAACCCTAACGGATGCCAGATCAGAGGCACGTTCTTCGTCTCTCATAAATACACAAATTACTCCGCCGTTCAAGACCTTCACCGTCGTGGTCACGAAATCGCGGTGTTCTCTTTGACCCACAAAGACGACCCACAATATTGGACCCAGGGAACCTACGACGACTGGCTGGCAGAGATGGCTGGAGCTAGACTCATCATAGAACGTTTCGCAAACATCACCGACGGTTCTATCATCGGAATGAGGGCTCCGTATCTTCGCGTGGGCGGTAACAAACAATTCGAAATGATGGCTGACCAATTCTTCGTCTACGACGCCTCCATCACGGCTTCGTTGGGTCGTGTACCCATCTGGCCGTACACTTTGTACTTCAGAATGCCGCACAAATGCAATGGAAACGGTGGAAACTGTCCATCGAGATCGCATCCTGTTTGGGAGATGGTGATGAACGAATTGGACAGAAGAGACGATCCCACTTTCGACGAGTCTCTGCCTGGTTGTCACATGGTGGACTCTTGCTCGAACATTCAGACTGGAGAACAATTCGCCAGGCTCCTCAGACACAACTTTAACAGGCACTTCAACAGCAACAGGGCACCGCTTGGCCTTCACTTCCATGCCTCGTGGTTGAAGAGCAAGAAGGAGTATAGGGAGGAATTGATCAAGTTCATCGAGGAGATGTTGGCCAGGAGCGACGTGTATTTCGTTACCATGGTTCAG GTAATCAAGTGGATGCAAACTCCGACAGAACTCTCGGCACTGAGGGACTTCCAGGATTGGAAAGAAACCTGCGACGAGAAGGGCCAGCCCTACTGTTCTCTCCCTAATGCCTGTCCCTTGACTACCAGAGAACTTCCTGGCGAAACTCTTCGCTTGTTCACCTGCATGGAGTGCCCCAATTATTACCCGTGGCTGCTCGATCCTACTGGCGACGGTTTCACCGCCAACAAATGA